The Nitrospira tepida genome includes a window with the following:
- the gyrA gene encoding DNA gyrase subunit A codes for MPIDERLGQINIEDEMRSSYLDYAMSVIVGRALPDVRDGLKPVHRRILFGMNEMGLAHNRPYRKSAKIVGEIMGNYHPHGDAAIYDTLVRMAQDFNMRYTLVDGQGNYGSVDGDPPAAMRYTEARLTKLAEEMLVDIDKETVDFSPNYDESRVEPKVLPAKMPNLLINGAGGIAVGYATNIPTHNLGEIIDGLLLLLEDSTVTIDQLMKKIPGPDFPTAGFIYGKQGIKDAYHTGRGLLTLRAKAVIETDERTERERIIVTEIPFQVNKAKLIEKIAELIQEKRIEGISDLRDESDRDGYRIVIELKRNEIPLVVLNNLYKHTQMQTTFGVIMLALVRNRPEVLNLKQILEHFVEHRREVVVRRTTYELRKAEERAHILEGLKIALDHLDAVITLIRRAASPDEARGGLMRSFNLSEIQATAILEMRLQRLTQLERDKLIEEYTETLKRIEYLKSVLASEALVRKIIKDELTELKEEYQDQRRTQIVAEAAEINVEDLIAEEEVAVTITHAGYIKRNPVSLYRAQRRGGKGKIGMGVKEEDFVETLFTASTHEYLLFFTDAGKVYWLKVHEVPEAGRASKGKALVNLLALAADEKVTATVAVKEFRDDRFVVMATRQGVVKKTELSAFSNPRQGGIIALGLEKGDRLIAVDITDGQREILIGTRRGITIRFKEEDVRPMGRTAYGVKGITLEEGDEVIGMETITPDSTTAIMTVTEGGYGKRTPVTEYRIQGRGGKGIISIKTTERNGLAVGFLQVRDGDEVMVMTAHGKVLRCKVDDIREIGRNTQGVRLLDLEGGDDRVASVARLAEVVDREEEGEDAGGNA; via the coding sequence ATGCCGATTGATGAGCGCTTAGGCCAGATCAACATCGAAGACGAGATGCGCTCGTCCTATCTCGATTACGCGATGAGCGTGATCGTCGGTCGCGCCCTGCCCGATGTCCGGGACGGGCTCAAGCCGGTGCATCGCCGCATCCTGTTCGGCATGAACGAGATGGGGTTGGCGCACAACCGGCCCTACCGCAAGTCCGCCAAGATCGTCGGCGAGATCATGGGGAATTACCACCCACACGGCGACGCGGCGATCTATGACACGCTCGTCCGGATGGCGCAGGACTTCAACATGCGCTACACGCTGGTGGACGGCCAGGGCAACTACGGCTCGGTGGACGGCGATCCGCCGGCGGCCATGCGCTACACCGAGGCGCGGCTCACCAAGCTGGCCGAGGAGATGCTGGTCGATATCGACAAGGAAACGGTCGACTTCAGCCCCAACTATGATGAATCGCGCGTGGAGCCGAAGGTCCTGCCGGCGAAGATGCCCAACTTGCTCATCAACGGCGCGGGCGGCATCGCCGTCGGCTATGCGACGAACATTCCGACGCACAATCTGGGCGAGATTATCGACGGCCTGCTGCTGTTGTTGGAAGACTCGACGGTCACCATCGACCAGTTGATGAAGAAAATCCCCGGGCCGGATTTCCCCACCGCCGGCTTCATCTACGGCAAGCAGGGGATCAAGGATGCCTACCATACCGGACGAGGCCTGCTGACCCTGCGCGCCAAGGCGGTCATCGAGACCGACGAACGGACCGAGCGCGAGCGCATCATCGTCACGGAGATTCCCTTTCAGGTCAACAAAGCGAAGCTCATCGAAAAGATCGCAGAGCTGATCCAGGAAAAGCGGATTGAGGGCATTTCGGACCTGCGCGACGAATCGGACCGGGACGGATACCGGATCGTGATCGAGTTGAAGCGGAACGAGATTCCGCTGGTCGTGCTGAACAACCTCTATAAACACACGCAGATGCAGACCACGTTCGGCGTGATCATGCTGGCGCTGGTGAGAAACCGCCCCGAGGTCCTCAACCTCAAGCAGATCCTCGAACACTTCGTCGAGCACCGGCGGGAAGTCGTGGTGCGTCGCACGACCTACGAGCTGCGCAAGGCCGAGGAACGGGCTCACATTCTGGAAGGGCTCAAGATCGCGCTGGACCATCTGGACGCGGTCATCACGTTGATCCGCCGGGCCGCCTCGCCGGACGAGGCCCGCGGCGGGTTGATGCGGAGCTTCAACCTGTCGGAAATCCAGGCCACCGCGATCCTGGAGATGCGCCTGCAACGGCTCACGCAGTTGGAGCGGGACAAGCTCATCGAGGAATACACCGAGACGCTCAAGCGCATCGAGTATTTGAAATCCGTACTGGCCAGCGAGGCCCTGGTCCGGAAGATCATCAAGGACGAGCTGACCGAGCTCAAAGAGGAATATCAGGACCAGCGGCGGACGCAGATCGTGGCGGAGGCCGCGGAGATCAACGTCGAGGACTTGATCGCGGAGGAAGAGGTCGCCGTCACGATCACGCATGCCGGCTACATCAAGCGCAACCCTGTGTCGCTCTATCGCGCGCAGCGCCGCGGCGGCAAGGGCAAGATCGGGATGGGCGTGAAGGAGGAGGACTTCGTCGAAACCCTGTTCACGGCCTCCACCCACGAGTACCTGCTGTTCTTCACCGACGCGGGCAAGGTCTACTGGCTCAAGGTGCATGAGGTTCCGGAGGCGGGTCGGGCCTCCAAAGGCAAGGCGTTGGTGAATCTGCTGGCGCTCGCGGCCGACGAGAAGGTGACGGCGACGGTGGCCGTGAAGGAATTCCGGGACGACCGATTCGTCGTGATGGCCACGAGGCAGGGCGTCGTCAAGAAAACGGAGCTGTCGGCCTTCAGCAATCCGCGCCAGGGCGGCATCATCGCGCTGGGGTTGGAAAAGGGCGACCGGTTGATCGCCGTGGACATCACCGACGGCCAGCGCGAGATCCTGATCGGCACGCGCCGGGGCATCACCATCCGGTTCAAGGAGGAGGACGTCCGCCCGATGGGCCGGACGGCCTACGGGGTCAAGGGCATCACGTTGGAAGAAGGCGACGAAGTGATCGGCATGGAAACCATCACGCCGGATTCCACCACCGCGATTATGACCGTCACGGAAGGCGGGTACGGGAAACGGACGCCGGTGACGGAGTATCGCATCCAGGGCCGCGGCGGCAAGGGCATCATCAGCATCAAGACGACCGAGCGAAATGGGCTCGCCGTCGGGTTCCTTCAAGTTCGGGACGGCGACGAGGTGATGGTGATGACCGCGCATGGCAAGGTGTTGCGTTGCAAGGTGGACGATATCCGCGAAATCGGCCGGAACACGCAGGGTGTGCGCCTCTTGGATTTGGAAGGCGGCGATGACCGCGTCGCCAGCGTCGCGCGGCTGGCCGAAGTCGTCGATCGCGAGGAAGAGGGCGAGGACGCCGGCGGCAACGCGTAA
- a CDS encoding DUF721 domain-containing protein, whose amino-acid sequence MAPPKGFDSFSTILDAVAERLGIRAKLLEQRLRRDWVEIVGEQVAAHTRPEQIRYRKLSVLVDHSVWMQQLAFLKPDLLRQIRVSVGEDLVQDLLFRIGDLSRIPLPASDSAESLVEPYPEPSPQIVQEVAGRTGRILDPELRARFTAVIAKALVTAQPTREGDR is encoded by the coding sequence ATGGCGCCTCCGAAAGGGTTTGATTCCTTCAGCACGATTCTCGACGCCGTGGCGGAACGTCTCGGCATCAGGGCCAAGCTCCTCGAACAGCGGCTCCGCCGCGATTGGGTGGAGATTGTGGGCGAACAGGTGGCGGCCCATACGAGGCCCGAACAGATCCGCTACCGTAAGCTGTCCGTTCTGGTCGACCACTCGGTCTGGATGCAGCAACTGGCGTTTCTCAAGCCGGATCTCTTGCGGCAGATCCGCGTATCGGTCGGGGAGGATCTCGTGCAGGATCTGCTCTTTCGCATCGGCGACCTGTCGCGCATTCCGTTGCCGGCTTCCGATTCGGCGGAATCCCTCGTTGAGCCGTACCCCGAGCCTTCCCCACAGATCGTGCAGGAAGTTGCCGGCCGGACCGGCCGGATCTTGGACCCCGAGCTGCGCGCCAGATTCACAGCGGTGATAGCGAAGGCGCTCGTGACGGCTCAGCCGACGCGGGAAGGGGATCGGTGA
- the smpB gene encoding SsrA-binding protein SmpB, which produces MAKGDKEKDSERYKIAATNRKAYHDYAVEETFEAGIVLRGTEVKSIREGRVNLQDSFAAIKDGEVFLHNCHISPYSHGNIMNHDPTRSRKLLLHRKEINKLMGRTQQKGLTIVPLKIYFSKRGQAKVEIALAKGKKHYDRRESIKSREAGREVARAMKERR; this is translated from the coding sequence ATGGCCAAAGGCGACAAAGAGAAGGACAGCGAGCGCTACAAGATCGCCGCGACCAACCGCAAGGCCTATCACGATTACGCCGTCGAAGAAACCTTCGAGGCCGGCATCGTGCTCCGCGGCACGGAAGTGAAGTCGATCCGGGAAGGGCGCGTCAACCTCCAAGACAGTTTCGCCGCGATCAAGGACGGCGAGGTCTTCCTGCACAACTGCCACATCAGCCCCTACAGCCACGGCAACATCATGAACCACGACCCGACGCGCTCGCGCAAGCTGCTGCTGCATCGGAAGGAAATCAACAAGCTCATGGGGCGGACCCAACAGAAGGGCCTCACGATCGTGCCGCTCAAGATCTATTTCAGCAAGCGCGGGCAGGCGAAGGTGGAAATCGCTCTGGCCAAGGGCAAGAAGCACTACGACCGGCGGGAATCGATCAAGTCACGGGAGGCTGGACGCGAAGTGGCGAGGGCGATGAAGGAAAGGCGGTGA
- a CDS encoding DNA-methyltransferase, with amino-acid sequence MSVTNAKRRPGEVRDAIISVLSSTTHGASVHQIERHVANLIGSAARSSVRSYLRLNTPSLFVRTSRGHYGLRTTAEGRSTERVAETRPEYWRSFSYGGSHLLEADCLDWLRAQASNSIHAVVTDPPYGLFEYSSEQQEKLRSGKGGVWRIPPSFDGTRRSPLPRFTILSTQDLRALEGFFYEWARLLMPALVPGANVVVASNPLLSYVVSGALARAGLERRGEIVRLVMTMRGGDRPKAAHEEFSGVSVMPRSMWEPWLLFRRPLEGRVQDNLRKWGTGGFRRPSQDKPFGDVIPSAPTHKSERMLAPHPSLKPQQFLRIVVRGVLPLGKGIVLDPFCGAGSTLAAAEAVGYQSIGIEKDPHYFEMARRALPKLAGFKNGTHYSLNL; translated from the coding sequence ATGTCGGTGACGAACGCGAAACGACGGCCCGGAGAAGTCAGAGACGCCATCATTTCGGTTCTTTCTTCGACAACCCACGGCGCTTCTGTTCATCAGATCGAACGGCACGTCGCGAATTTGATCGGAAGCGCGGCCCGCTCCAGCGTCCGTTCCTACCTGCGACTCAACACACCGTCCCTGTTTGTGCGCACATCCAGGGGGCACTATGGGTTACGGACAACCGCAGAGGGGAGGAGTACCGAGCGGGTTGCCGAGACCCGCCCAGAATATTGGCGCAGTTTTTCTTACGGAGGCTCCCACCTGCTCGAAGCCGATTGTCTGGATTGGCTTCGGGCTCAAGCATCGAATAGCATCCATGCCGTCGTCACCGACCCGCCCTACGGCCTATTCGAGTACTCCTCGGAGCAGCAGGAGAAGCTGCGGAGCGGAAAAGGGGGAGTCTGGCGCATTCCCCCTTCGTTTGACGGCACGCGCCGTTCCCCGCTTCCACGCTTTACGATACTGTCCACCCAAGACCTTCGGGCGCTGGAAGGATTCTTTTACGAATGGGCTCGACTGCTGATGCCGGCATTGGTGCCGGGAGCGAACGTGGTGGTCGCGTCTAATCCGCTTCTTTCCTACGTCGTGTCCGGTGCGCTCGCGAGGGCCGGCCTCGAACGGCGCGGGGAAATCGTGCGTCTAGTGATGACCATGCGCGGCGGCGACAGGCCGAAGGCGGCACATGAGGAGTTTTCGGGAGTCAGCGTCATGCCTCGTTCGATGTGGGAACCATGGTTGCTGTTCCGAAGGCCGCTCGAAGGGCGTGTGCAGGATAATCTTCGCAAGTGGGGCACAGGAGGATTTCGAAGACCTTCCCAGGACAAACCGTTTGGAGACGTGATCCCGTCAGCGCCGACCCATAAATCCGAACGGATGCTGGCGCCGCACCCCAGCCTCAAGCCCCAGCAGTTTCTGAGGATCGTGGTCCGTGGCGTGCTCCCGCTGGGAAAGGGAATCGTGCTGGATCCATTTTGCGGGGCTGGTTCAACGCTAGCGGCCGCCGAAGCCGTGGGTTATCAGAGCATCGGAATTGAGAAAGACCCCCATTACTTCGAGATGGCACGGCGGGCGTTGCCCAAGCTGGCTGGCTTCAAGAACGGAACGCACTATTCCCTCAACTTGTAA
- a CDS encoding ester cyclase, which produces MNAVELNKTVMQRYFDEGWNRGRLEVFDEIIDPQYVDRIPILPNLGTGPGSVKPLVVMLRRAFPDLKIVIEDRVVTEHKAATRYTLYGTHQGDFFGFPPTGKRVAVKHFQIDRFVNGKVVEQWHLSDGLGLLRQLGKLI; this is translated from the coding sequence ATGAACGCCGTCGAACTCAACAAGACCGTCATGCAACGGTACTTCGACGAGGGATGGAACCGGGGCCGGCTGGAGGTCTTCGATGAGATCATCGATCCGCAATACGTCGATCGCATTCCCATCCTGCCGAATCTCGGCACAGGACCCGGCAGCGTGAAGCCGTTGGTCGTGATGCTCCGCCGGGCCTTTCCCGATTTGAAGATCGTCATCGAAGATCGCGTGGTAACCGAGCACAAGGCGGCCACCCGGTATACGCTCTACGGCACGCATCAGGGCGACTTCTTCGGGTTCCCTCCGACAGGCAAGCGCGTCGCCGTCAAACATTTCCAGATCGACCGGTTCGTCAACGGAAAGGTCGTCGAGCAGTGGCACTTGTCGGACGGCCTGGGACTGCTGCGCCAGCTTGGCAAGCTGATCTGA
- a CDS encoding S1C family serine protease yields MAPSLTLIENERSWDRDQAQRNRFAGSDEGLLDAYSQAVIQAAERISPSVVNIEVSKEQTGRWTPERRGPGGLHGSGSGFVFTPDGFTLTNSHVVHGAAEVQTTLPDGRRVQADLIGDDPDTDLAVLRIDAPGLVPAELGDSQKIRVGQVAIAAGNPYGFQYSITAGVVSALGRTLRGASGRLIDNVIQTDAALNPGNSGGPLVDSRGDVIGVNTAVIRPAQGLCFAIGINTAKFVAARLIKDGRIRRGYIGVVGQNVPLPRRVVRFHGLLVESGILVVSVERNSPAERAGLVEGDVILAYGDQPVRDVDGLHRLLVEEKVGQRTPLTFLRRGERLVRTIIAEESSPHYSR; encoded by the coding sequence ATGGCACCGAGCCTGACCCTCATAGAAAACGAGCGATCATGGGATCGAGACCAGGCGCAACGGAACCGGTTTGCCGGTTCTGATGAGGGCCTGTTGGATGCCTATTCGCAAGCCGTCATCCAGGCGGCCGAACGGATCAGCCCATCGGTCGTCAATATCGAGGTGAGCAAAGAACAAACGGGTCGGTGGACACCTGAAAGGCGCGGCCCGGGCGGCCTCCATGGCAGCGGCTCCGGCTTCGTCTTTACTCCGGACGGCTTTACGTTGACAAACAGCCACGTCGTTCACGGGGCGGCCGAGGTTCAGACGACGTTGCCGGACGGCCGGCGGGTCCAGGCCGACCTGATCGGCGATGATCCCGATACGGACTTGGCGGTGCTCCGGATAGATGCGCCGGGCCTCGTGCCGGCGGAGCTCGGCGATTCGCAGAAGATTCGAGTCGGCCAAGTGGCGATCGCCGCCGGCAATCCCTACGGGTTTCAATATTCGATCACCGCCGGCGTCGTGAGCGCGCTCGGCCGCACCTTGCGCGGGGCCTCCGGGCGCCTGATCGACAACGTGATCCAGACCGACGCGGCGCTGAACCCCGGCAACTCCGGCGGCCCGCTCGTCGACTCGCGCGGGGATGTGATCGGCGTAAACACGGCGGTGATCCGCCCGGCGCAGGGGCTCTGCTTTGCAATCGGGATCAACACGGCGAAGTTCGTAGCGGCCCGGCTGATCAAGGACGGAAGAATCCGGCGCGGCTATATCGGCGTGGTGGGCCAGAACGTCCCGTTGCCTCGGCGCGTCGTGCGATTCCATGGACTGTTGGTGGAGAGCGGCATTCTGGTCGTCTCGGTCGAGCGGAACAGCCCCGCCGAGCGGGCCGGCCTCGTCGAAGGCGATGTGATCCTCGCCTATGGGGATCAGCCGGTCCGCGACGTGGATGGGCTGCACCGTTTGCTGGTGGAAGAAAAGGTCGGTCAACGGACGCCATTGACGTTCCTGCGCCGCGGCGAAAGGCTCGTGCGCACGATCATCGCGGAAGAGTCTAGCCCGCATTATTCACGATGA
- a CDS encoding pirin family protein — protein sequence METGRSTTPAIDIRRAADRFHTQIGWLDSWHSFSFSNHYDPSNTHHGLLLVSNDDRVKAGSGFRTHPHRDMEIVTWVLEGELEHKDSEGHHGIIYPGLAQRMSAGTGIWHSEMNPHASKDVHFIQMWVVPDTERITPGYEQLDINGQLDKGGLVPIASGRGHQAAISIRQKGAVLWGGRLKPGGTVTVPDNRYVHLYVAAGAVLLEGAGRLETGDAVRLTGAGARTLTADAGTGAEVLIWETDGSDRF from the coding sequence ATGGAGACGGGACGCAGCACGACCCCGGCGATCGACATCCGTCGCGCAGCCGATCGGTTTCACACGCAGATCGGGTGGCTCGATTCGTGGCACAGCTTCAGCTTTTCGAACCACTACGACCCCTCGAACACCCATCATGGATTGTTGCTGGTGAGCAACGACGATCGGGTGAAGGCCGGCAGCGGGTTCCGCACCCATCCGCATCGGGACATGGAAATCGTGACCTGGGTGCTGGAGGGCGAGCTGGAACATAAGGATTCGGAAGGCCACCACGGCATCATCTATCCGGGATTGGCCCAACGCATGAGCGCCGGGACGGGCATTTGGCATTCTGAGATGAACCCGCATGCCAGCAAGGATGTGCACTTCATCCAGATGTGGGTCGTGCCGGATACGGAACGGATCACTCCGGGCTATGAGCAGCTCGATATCAATGGCCAGCTCGACAAAGGCGGGCTGGTCCCGATTGCCTCCGGAAGGGGGCACCAGGCCGCGATCTCGATTCGTCAAAAGGGAGCGGTCCTGTGGGGAGGACGGCTGAAGCCAGGCGGCACCGTCACAGTGCCGGACAACCGGTACGTGCATCTCTATGTTGCCGCCGGCGCCGTGCTGCTGGAAGGAGCCGGACGGTTGGAAACCGGAGACGCGGTGCGACTCACCGGAGCAGGAGCAAGGACGCTGACCGCCGATGCGGGAACGGGCGCGGAAGTGCTGATCTGGGAGACGGACGGATCGGATCGATTCTGA
- the trxA gene encoding thioredoxin, with protein sequence MDSDRQTTKGEQAMERQATKTVTGATFEQEVLRSPVPVLVDFWAVWCGPCRMVAPILDELAREWNGAVTVAKVNVDEQPDLAQRFGIQSIPTMILFDQGQIRDRFVGALPKSRIKERIGQTVNTSLTAQVSVTEVSS encoded by the coding sequence ATCGATTCTGACCGGCAAACGACGAAAGGAGAGCAAGCAATGGAGAGACAGGCAACCAAGACCGTGACCGGTGCGACGTTCGAGCAGGAGGTTCTGCGCTCCCCCGTGCCAGTGCTGGTGGACTTTTGGGCAGTCTGGTGCGGACCCTGCCGAATGGTCGCGCCGATTCTGGACGAGTTGGCGCGCGAATGGAACGGCGCCGTCACGGTCGCGAAAGTGAACGTGGACGAGCAGCCTGACCTGGCGCAGCGATTCGGGATTCAATCGATCCCGACCATGATCCTGTTCGACCAGGGACAGATCAGGGACCGGTTCGTGGGCGCTCTGCCAAAATCCAGAATCAAAGAGCGGATCGGGCAAACCGTAAACACGAGCCTGACGGCGCAGGTGTCGGTCACGGAGGTGTCATCATGA
- a CDS encoding pirin family protein — protein MTIKTVEKEVLGVYQPGSRHMVGDGFPVRNMIPGAGVDEQLSPFLLLDYMGPHQFPPTDRQLGVGEHPHRGFETVTIMYQGKVAHRDSTGSGGVIGPGDVQWMTAASGIVHEELHEKEFAKRGGLLEGIQLWVNLPKAFKMSKPGYQTLVSDDIPSVDLGGGTSRLRVIAGEFRGVKGPAKTFSPVHLYDLRLAAGHQVELPLPEGFNTALFVLHGEVLVNGSQSVREVEIALFGRKGERVLLDAKTDATILVLSGEPIDEPIARYGPFVMNTQAELVQAVDDYRTGRMGHLS, from the coding sequence ATGACGATCAAGACGGTGGAGAAAGAGGTGCTCGGAGTCTATCAACCTGGGTCGAGGCATATGGTCGGGGACGGCTTCCCGGTGCGCAACATGATTCCGGGCGCCGGCGTGGACGAGCAACTGTCCCCATTTTTACTTCTGGACTACATGGGTCCGCATCAGTTTCCGCCGACCGACCGGCAGCTCGGCGTGGGCGAACATCCACACCGGGGATTCGAAACGGTCACGATCATGTATCAGGGGAAGGTCGCGCATCGTGATTCGACCGGGAGCGGGGGCGTCATCGGCCCCGGCGATGTGCAGTGGATGACCGCCGCCTCGGGGATCGTGCATGAGGAATTGCACGAGAAGGAATTTGCCAAACGCGGAGGGCTGCTGGAGGGTATTCAGCTCTGGGTGAATCTGCCGAAGGCCTTCAAGATGTCGAAACCGGGATATCAGACGCTGGTGAGCGACGACATTCCCTCGGTGGACCTTGGAGGAGGAACAAGCCGGCTTCGCGTGATCGCCGGAGAGTTCCGCGGCGTCAAGGGACCGGCCAAGACGTTCAGCCCGGTCCATTTGTACGATCTGCGGCTCGCGGCAGGGCATCAGGTTGAGCTGCCGCTGCCTGAGGGGTTCAACACGGCGCTCTTCGTGCTGCACGGGGAGGTGCTGGTGAACGGGTCGCAATCGGTGCGTGAAGTCGAGATTGCCCTGTTCGGCCGAAAGGGAGAGCGGGTGCTGCTCGACGCCAAAACGGACGCGACCATCTTGGTGCTGAGCGGAGAACCGATCGATGAACCGATCGCGCGCTACGGGCCCTTTGTCATGAATACGCAGGCGGAACTGGTCCAGGCCGTGGACGATTATCGGACGGGAAGGATGGGGCATCTGTCATGA
- a CDS encoding DsbA family oxidoreductase, producing the protein MEQQTAVHTVEIYSDVVCPWCYVGKRRLEAALELAGLQATVRVRWRPFELNPTMPGRGMDRTTYLEAKFGSPQAVESMLEHVREAGRQSGIAFAFDRIPRTPNTFDAHRLIWLAGEQGLQDAVVESLFKGYFEEGADLSNRNVLFDLAAKAGLDREECRRCLESEASEKAVREEEQRGLRLGIRAVPHFFIAGGPGLSGAHPPPTLAAWLRDGLAKAAVR; encoded by the coding sequence GTGGAGCAGCAGACAGCCGTTCATACCGTCGAGATCTACTCGGACGTGGTCTGTCCCTGGTGCTATGTCGGGAAGCGGCGCCTGGAGGCCGCGCTGGAGCTGGCCGGCCTTCAGGCCACCGTCCGAGTGCGGTGGCGCCCGTTCGAGTTGAACCCGACGATGCCAGGCCGGGGGATGGATCGCACGACCTATCTGGAGGCCAAGTTCGGAAGTCCACAGGCGGTGGAGTCCATGCTGGAGCACGTGCGGGAGGCCGGGCGCCAATCGGGCATCGCCTTCGCGTTCGACCGCATCCCGCGCACGCCGAACACCTTCGACGCGCACCGGCTGATCTGGTTGGCCGGAGAACAGGGCTTGCAGGACGCGGTCGTGGAGTCGCTGTTCAAGGGCTATTTCGAGGAAGGAGCGGACTTGAGTAACCGGAACGTGTTGTTTGATCTGGCGGCGAAGGCCGGCTTGGATCGGGAGGAGTGCCGGCGCTGTCTGGAGAGTGAAGCGAGCGAGAAGGCGGTCCGCGAGGAGGAGCAGCGCGGTCTTCGTTTAGGCATTCGCGCCGTGCCGCATTTTTTCATCGCCGGCGGGCCTGGTCTCTCGGGCGCCCATCCACCCCCGACGCTGGCCGCCTGGCTGCGCGACGGGTTGGCGAAGGCAGCAGTGCGGTAA
- a CDS encoding VOC family protein, with translation MAVHVYGVNHIAIEVDDAKKAAEFYADVFGLEMLRGGEGAVWCKLGEHQFLAIFEVPELRPDRVKHFGLMVRDEGQIEDVRQKLVNKYKITLHPDFRCDFRDPWGNRIQVGDLSDESLVWLLPYREVQDLGITFTSNRTAGKEKKR, from the coding sequence ATGGCCGTTCATGTCTATGGCGTCAATCACATCGCCATCGAAGTGGATGACGCGAAGAAGGCCGCCGAATTCTATGCCGATGTCTTCGGCCTGGAGATGCTGCGCGGCGGCGAAGGCGCGGTCTGGTGCAAGCTCGGGGAGCATCAGTTTCTCGCGATCTTCGAAGTGCCGGAACTCAGGCCTGATCGCGTCAAGCACTTCGGCCTGATGGTGCGGGATGAGGGACAGATCGAGGATGTCAGGCAGAAGCTCGTGAACAAATACAAGATCACGCTGCATCCCGATTTTCGTTGCGACTTCCGCGATCCCTGGGGGAACCGGATTCAGGTCGGCGACCTCTCCGACGAATCGCTGGTCTGGCTCCTCCCCTACCGGGAAGTGCAGGATCTGGGGATTACCTTCACGTCAAACCGAACAGCAGGAAAGGAGAAGAAACGATGA
- a CDS encoding ester cyclase, which translates to MSTTNLQQRLQGLLDHIRTGKIIEAMNEFYDRDTVMQDNANPPTKGLAANIEREKQFLNGVKEWKGFNVKASAAGDNVTFYECTMDFIATNGQPVHMEQVSVAKWNNGKVVHERFYYDTGKKA; encoded by the coding sequence ATGAGCACAACCAATCTTCAGCAACGGCTTCAAGGCCTGCTCGACCACATTCGCACCGGCAAGATCATCGAGGCCATGAATGAGTTTTACGATCGTGATACCGTCATGCAGGACAATGCCAACCCCCCGACCAAGGGGCTGGCCGCCAATATCGAGCGGGAGAAGCAGTTTCTGAACGGGGTCAAGGAGTGGAAGGGATTCAACGTGAAGGCCAGCGCGGCCGGCGACAACGTGACGTTCTATGAATGCACGATGGACTTCATCGCCACCAATGGCCAGCCGGTGCATATGGAGCAGGTGTCCGTGGCGAAGTGGAACAACGGCAAGGTCGTGCATGAGCGGTTCTACTACGATACCGGGAAGAAGGCCTGA
- a CDS encoding SDR family oxidoreductase, with the protein MSVEGKVVLIAGGSGALGRTIVPAFLAAGGRVVTADRNPSTDHSDERLALKADVTDEADVHRLVDEVIRRLGRVDVLVNLVGGFASGRVEDTDVALWQRMLTTNLTAAFLLSKAVLRQMVTGGTGRILHVAAWAAVEPFPGAAAYIVAKSGLLALINVLALELKGSGVTVNAVLPTTIDTPANRASMPEADPATWTRPESIAETLLFLASDEAAQINGAAVPIGTGGGAKPAAKL; encoded by the coding sequence ATGAGCGTCGAAGGCAAAGTGGTGTTGATCGCCGGAGGGTCCGGAGCCTTGGGGCGTACGATTGTCCCGGCCTTCCTGGCGGCGGGGGGCCGTGTCGTCACCGCCGACCGGAATCCATCCACCGATCACAGCGACGAGCGCCTGGCACTGAAAGCCGATGTCACAGATGAAGCCGATGTCCACCGTCTTGTGGATGAGGTCATCCGGAGGCTCGGCCGCGTCGATGTGCTGGTCAACCTGGTGGGAGGGTTTGCCTCGGGTCGTGTGGAGGACACGGATGTGGCCCTCTGGCAGCGGATGTTGACGACGAACCTGACCGCGGCCTTCCTGCTTTCCAAGGCCGTGCTACGGCAGATGGTGACAGGCGGGACCGGCCGCATACTGCATGTCGCAGCCTGGGCGGCGGTCGAGCCCTTCCCCGGAGCTGCGGCCTATATCGTCGCCAAGTCGGGACTGCTTGCGTTGATCAACGTGCTGGCGCTTGAGCTGAAAGGTTCCGGGGTGACCGTCAACGCAGTGCTGCCCACGACGATCGACACGCCCGCCAACCGGGCCAGCATGCCGGAGGCCGATCCCGCGACCTGGACCAGACCGGAATCGATCGCGGAGACGCTGCTCTTTCTCGCCTCCGACGAGGCCGCCCAGATCAACGGAGCCGCCGTTCCGATCGGCACAGGAGGCGGGGCGAAGCCGGCCGCAAAGCTATAG